Proteins from a single region of Callospermophilus lateralis isolate mCalLat2 chromosome Y, mCalLat2.hap1, whole genome shotgun sequence:
- the LOC143639769 gene encoding uncharacterized protein LOC143639769 isoform X1 → MISVTFEDVAVNFNQEEWALLDASQKNLYRDVMQEVLRNLASIGNKWEDKTIEDQIEHSGSILRHVTCHFGHEPYKHEECAEKPCELKHYRKSVVTPKSIHTQMLTQTGDGHYENRVCGKVFSCLSTIQRHEDTHTGWQPSEYQQCGKASSSPTDVQRHTRTHSGGKPVQCEVCGKAFHFSSLFRRHERTHYGEKLCECKEGGRTCTSLTSLQCHIITHTGNARFKCKVCGKDFAYPSLFRIHQRTHAGEKPYECKQCGKAFAKPSALLSHERTHTGEKPYECQQCEKAFSTSSYVQIHKRIHTGEKPYECKQCGKAFVTSCQLHVHKRTHTGEKPYECKQCGKAFARSCHLQIHERTHTGEKFYECQQCGKAFATSTELHIHGRTHTGEKPYECKQCGKAFARSSNLQIHGRTHTGEKPYECQQCGKAFATFSSVQVHERFHTGEKPYECKQCRKAFATSSELHIHRRTHTGEKPYECKQCGKAFARSSHLHRHGRTHTGEKPYECQQCGKAFARSSHLHRHGRTHTGEKPYECQQCDKAFARTTYLRRHEQTHTAEKSHS, encoded by the exons ATCTCAGTGACCTTTGAGGATGTGGCTGTGAACTTCAACCAGGAGGAGTGGGCTTTGCTGGATGCTTCCCAGAAGAACCTTTACAGAGATGTGATGCAGGAAGTCCTCAGAAACCTTGCTTCTATag GAAACAAATGGGAAGACAAGACCATTGAAGATCAGATCGAACATTCTGGGAGCATTCTAAG GCACGTCACATGTCACTTTGGACATGAACCCTACAAGCATGAGGAATGTGCAGAGAAGCCATGTGAATTGAAACATTACAGGAAATCTGTGGTTACTCCCAAAAGCATTCACACACAAATGTTAACACAAACTGGAGATGGACATTATGAAAATAGAGTATGTGGGAAAGTCTTCAGCTGTCTCAGTACCATTCAAAGGCATGAAGATACTCACACTGGGTGGCAACCCTCTGAATATCAACAATGTGGCAAAGCCTCGTCTTCTCCCACAGATGTCCAAAGACACACGAGAACACACAGTGGAGGTAAACCTGTTCAATGTGAGGTATGTGGGAAAGCCTTTCATTTCTCCTCTTTATTTAGAagacatgaaagaactcattatgGAGAGAAACTCTGTGAATGTAAAGAAGGTGGTCGGACCTGTACTTCACTCACAAGTCTTCAATGTCACATAATCACACACACGGGGAATGCACGTTTTAAATgtaaggtatgtgggaaagactTTGCTTACCCCAGTTTATTTAGAATACATCAGAGAACACATGCtggggagaagccctatgaatgtaagcagtgtggcaaagcttttgctaAACCCTCTGCCCTTCTGTCACATGAacgaactcatactggagagaaaccttATGAATGTCAACAATGTGAAAAGGCCTTTTCTACATCCTCTTACGTTCAGATACATAaacgaattcatactggagaaaagccctatgaatgtaaacagtgtggaaaagcctttgtTACATCCTGTCAGCTCCATGTACATAAAagaacacatactggagagaagccctacgaatgtaagcagtgtggcaaagcctttgctaGGTCCTGTCACCTTCAGATCCATGAAagaacacatactggagagaaattctatgaatgtcaacaatgtggaaaagcctttgctaCATCCACTGAGCTTCACATACATGGGagaacacatactggagagaagccctatgaatgtaagcagtgtggcaaagcctttgctaGGTCCAGTAACCTTCAGATTCATGGAAGgacacatactggagagaagccctatgaatgtcaacaatgtggaaaagcctttgctaCATTCTCTTCCGTTCAGGTACATGAACGgtttcatactggagaaaagccataTGAGTGCAAGCAGTGTAGAAAAGCTTTTGCTACATCTAGTGAGCTTCACATACATAGAagaacacatactggagagaagccctatgagtgtaagcagtgtggcaaagcctttgctaGATCCAGTCACCTTCACAGACATGGAagaacacatactggagagaagccctatgaatgtcaacaatgtggaaaagcctttgctaGATCCAGTCACCTTCACAGACATGGAagaacacatactggagagaagccctatgaatgtcaacAATGCGATAAAGCCTTTGCTAGAACCACTTACCTTCGGAGACATGAACAAACTCACACTGCAGAGAAATCGCACTCATGA
- the LOC143639769 gene encoding uncharacterized protein LOC143639769 isoform X2, with amino-acid sequence MQEVLRNLASIGNKWEDKTIEDQIEHSGSILRHVTCHFGHEPYKHEECAEKPCELKHYRKSVVTPKSIHTQMLTQTGDGHYENRVCGKVFSCLSTIQRHEDTHTGWQPSEYQQCGKASSSPTDVQRHTRTHSGGKPVQCEVCGKAFHFSSLFRRHERTHYGEKLCECKEGGRTCTSLTSLQCHIITHTGNARFKCKVCGKDFAYPSLFRIHQRTHAGEKPYECKQCGKAFAKPSALLSHERTHTGEKPYECQQCEKAFSTSSYVQIHKRIHTGEKPYECKQCGKAFVTSCQLHVHKRTHTGEKPYECKQCGKAFARSCHLQIHERTHTGEKFYECQQCGKAFATSTELHIHGRTHTGEKPYECKQCGKAFARSSNLQIHGRTHTGEKPYECQQCGKAFATFSSVQVHERFHTGEKPYECKQCRKAFATSSELHIHRRTHTGEKPYECKQCGKAFARSSHLHRHGRTHTGEKPYECQQCGKAFARSSHLHRHGRTHTGEKPYECQQCDKAFARTTYLRRHEQTHTAEKSHS; translated from the exons ATGCAGGAAGTCCTCAGAAACCTTGCTTCTATag GAAACAAATGGGAAGACAAGACCATTGAAGATCAGATCGAACATTCTGGGAGCATTCTAAG GCACGTCACATGTCACTTTGGACATGAACCCTACAAGCATGAGGAATGTGCAGAGAAGCCATGTGAATTGAAACATTACAGGAAATCTGTGGTTACTCCCAAAAGCATTCACACACAAATGTTAACACAAACTGGAGATGGACATTATGAAAATAGAGTATGTGGGAAAGTCTTCAGCTGTCTCAGTACCATTCAAAGGCATGAAGATACTCACACTGGGTGGCAACCCTCTGAATATCAACAATGTGGCAAAGCCTCGTCTTCTCCCACAGATGTCCAAAGACACACGAGAACACACAGTGGAGGTAAACCTGTTCAATGTGAGGTATGTGGGAAAGCCTTTCATTTCTCCTCTTTATTTAGAagacatgaaagaactcattatgGAGAGAAACTCTGTGAATGTAAAGAAGGTGGTCGGACCTGTACTTCACTCACAAGTCTTCAATGTCACATAATCACACACACGGGGAATGCACGTTTTAAATgtaaggtatgtgggaaagactTTGCTTACCCCAGTTTATTTAGAATACATCAGAGAACACATGCtggggagaagccctatgaatgtaagcagtgtggcaaagcttttgctaAACCCTCTGCCCTTCTGTCACATGAacgaactcatactggagagaaaccttATGAATGTCAACAATGTGAAAAGGCCTTTTCTACATCCTCTTACGTTCAGATACATAaacgaattcatactggagaaaagccctatgaatgtaaacagtgtggaaaagcctttgtTACATCCTGTCAGCTCCATGTACATAAAagaacacatactggagagaagccctacgaatgtaagcagtgtggcaaagcctttgctaGGTCCTGTCACCTTCAGATCCATGAAagaacacatactggagagaaattctatgaatgtcaacaatgtggaaaagcctttgctaCATCCACTGAGCTTCACATACATGGGagaacacatactggagagaagccctatgaatgtaagcagtgtggcaaagcctttgctaGGTCCAGTAACCTTCAGATTCATGGAAGgacacatactggagagaagccctatgaatgtcaacaatgtggaaaagcctttgctaCATTCTCTTCCGTTCAGGTACATGAACGgtttcatactggagaaaagccataTGAGTGCAAGCAGTGTAGAAAAGCTTTTGCTACATCTAGTGAGCTTCACATACATAGAagaacacatactggagagaagccctatgagtgtaagcagtgtggcaaagcctttgctaGATCCAGTCACCTTCACAGACATGGAagaacacatactggagagaagccctatgaatgtcaacaatgtggaaaagcctttgctaGATCCAGTCACCTTCACAGACATGGAagaacacatactggagagaagccctatgaatgtcaacAATGCGATAAAGCCTTTGCTAGAACCACTTACCTTCGGAGACATGAACAAACTCACACTGCAGAGAAATCGCACTCATGA
- the LOC143639769 gene encoding uncharacterized protein LOC143639769 isoform X3 — protein MLTQTGDGHYENRVCGKVFSCLSTIQRHEDTHTGWQPSEYQQCGKASSSPTDVQRHTRTHSGGKPVQCEVCGKAFHFSSLFRRHERTHYGEKLCECKEGGRTCTSLTSLQCHIITHTGNARFKCKVCGKDFAYPSLFRIHQRTHAGEKPYECKQCGKAFAKPSALLSHERTHTGEKPYECQQCEKAFSTSSYVQIHKRIHTGEKPYECKQCGKAFVTSCQLHVHKRTHTGEKPYECKQCGKAFARSCHLQIHERTHTGEKFYECQQCGKAFATSTELHIHGRTHTGEKPYECKQCGKAFARSSNLQIHGRTHTGEKPYECQQCGKAFATFSSVQVHERFHTGEKPYECKQCRKAFATSSELHIHRRTHTGEKPYECKQCGKAFARSSHLHRHGRTHTGEKPYECQQCGKAFARSSHLHRHGRTHTGEKPYECQQCDKAFARTTYLRRHEQTHTAEKSHS, from the coding sequence ATGTTAACACAAACTGGAGATGGACATTATGAAAATAGAGTATGTGGGAAAGTCTTCAGCTGTCTCAGTACCATTCAAAGGCATGAAGATACTCACACTGGGTGGCAACCCTCTGAATATCAACAATGTGGCAAAGCCTCGTCTTCTCCCACAGATGTCCAAAGACACACGAGAACACACAGTGGAGGTAAACCTGTTCAATGTGAGGTATGTGGGAAAGCCTTTCATTTCTCCTCTTTATTTAGAagacatgaaagaactcattatgGAGAGAAACTCTGTGAATGTAAAGAAGGTGGTCGGACCTGTACTTCACTCACAAGTCTTCAATGTCACATAATCACACACACGGGGAATGCACGTTTTAAATgtaaggtatgtgggaaagactTTGCTTACCCCAGTTTATTTAGAATACATCAGAGAACACATGCtggggagaagccctatgaatgtaagcagtgtggcaaagcttttgctaAACCCTCTGCCCTTCTGTCACATGAacgaactcatactggagagaaaccttATGAATGTCAACAATGTGAAAAGGCCTTTTCTACATCCTCTTACGTTCAGATACATAaacgaattcatactggagaaaagccctatgaatgtaaacagtgtggaaaagcctttgtTACATCCTGTCAGCTCCATGTACATAAAagaacacatactggagagaagccctacgaatgtaagcagtgtggcaaagcctttgctaGGTCCTGTCACCTTCAGATCCATGAAagaacacatactggagagaaattctatgaatgtcaacaatgtggaaaagcctttgctaCATCCACTGAGCTTCACATACATGGGagaacacatactggagagaagccctatgaatgtaagcagtgtggcaaagcctttgctaGGTCCAGTAACCTTCAGATTCATGGAAGgacacatactggagagaagccctatgaatgtcaacaatgtggaaaagcctttgctaCATTCTCTTCCGTTCAGGTACATGAACGgtttcatactggagaaaagccataTGAGTGCAAGCAGTGTAGAAAAGCTTTTGCTACATCTAGTGAGCTTCACATACATAGAagaacacatactggagagaagccctatgagtgtaagcagtgtggcaaagcctttgctaGATCCAGTCACCTTCACAGACATGGAagaacacatactggagagaagccctatgaatgtcaacaatgtggaaaagcctttgctaGATCCAGTCACCTTCACAGACATGGAagaacacatactggagagaagccctatgaatgtcaacAATGCGATAAAGCCTTTGCTAGAACCACTTACCTTCGGAGACATGAACAAACTCACACTGCAGAGAAATCGCACTCATGA